ATTGATCCATGTTTTCAGCTCTCAATGAGAAGTCAAAGAGGGCGTCCAGAACTTCTAAAGATTGTATTGTTTTTATGCGGTTGACTATTTCGGGCTGAAGGATTCCTAATCTAGAATTGGCAACTTTTAAAACTGATTCACATGGCGACTCAATTCTAGCAACCCCCTCCCAATAAGGTCTCCTTGATTGCTCAACCCCCTTTAAAATTTCCTGCACTGCTACTCCTACCATATCCTCACCTCCTGGAAATCGCCTGGTAAGCTCGGTTACTCGCTCCTCACTCAAAGGACCCGATGCCAGTACGTATTTCAAAATATTAAACAGATATTCTTTCCTTTTATCCTCATCAGGCAGCTGCTCAAGCAAGTCAAATATTTCCTGCAGCTTTATGTCCAGTTCAGGGAAGTGAATGTACTTAAAAAGCAGATGAAAAATTTCCATAAGGATAGAGGTTTTGAAAGCCTCGTCTGCCATATGTGTTATGTCATGCAGTAAATGCCTGAACTTAGGAATAAAAACTCTGAATGACTCATGGGGT
This genomic interval from Desulfonatronovibrio magnus contains the following:
- a CDS encoding Rpn family recombination-promoting nuclease/putative transposase, producing the protein MSFEIPSPHDAGFKTFFQDEELVRDFIDYHIPDEIKAYLDLSEIEIDISGFVAEEFKEFLTDVVVRVRLKKSGEIAELYFLFEHKSYPDRYALLQALHYSVQKWMNLYRRNKLAGYLPIVIPVIIYHGVNKWNFSHNFEDYFDIPHESFRVFIPKFRHLLHDITHMADEAFKTSILMEIFHLLFKYIHFPELDIKLQEIFDLLEQLPDEDKRKEYLFNILKYVLASGPLSEERVTELTRRFPGGEDMVGVAVQEILKGVEQSRRPYWEGVARIESPCESVLKVANSRLGILQPEIVNRIKTIQSLEVLDALFDFSLRAENMDQFTDQVRKITDN